Part of the Bacillus sp. THAF10 genome is shown below.
AAATGCGGCTGAAAAACCATGTCTTACACTTTCCAAACTCAACTAAAAATCTTACTCAACCTCCACTTCTTCCTTCTGATGCTCATGCAGCTCATCCTTTTCCACATGAATTTGCACGTAATGAAGGCCAGTTTCCTTTAAAGTTGCTTTTGCTTCATATACGCCTTCACTAACTTCCTTTGCATCAATAAACACATGATTCTCTGAGTCCTCATGCCACACCTCAAAGCGTACATTTGCTCCTTCAAACTCAGCACCATCTCGCGTCAGCTCGGTTGTCAAAGTAGTTTCCTTATTCGCAGAAACCTTCGCGTCTGTTAGCAAATTCATAGTTAACGTATTGTCATGTCCATGACTATCTTCGTTATGATGGTCTGTTTTCTCGTGTTCCTTATGGTCATGACCCTCTTCTTCATGATCATGCTCGGTATCTTCTGGATGACCAACCGTGAACTCCACTCGTGGCATCACGTGCATTTCTCTAGCTGTAGTGTGGGCAACAACATAGTAAACAGCTTCTTCTTTAAAGGTTTTTTCTATGGAGTAGATGCCATCTCCATCATTTGAAGCTTCTACCATTTCATGATTCTCTTCCTGGCCTTTTTTCCAGATCTCAAATTTCACTTCCGAGGCGTCATCGACTTTTTCCTCTCCTTGGGTAACGAAGGCTTCTATTTTGACTTTCTTATTAGGCTCAGCGTGTTCTGGTAATTTCACTTCAACTTCTACCATGGCAGGCATTTCGTCGCTGTTGCTATTTTCTTTTTGCTCAGCATTACCACATGCCGCCAGTACAAGTAGTGTAAGGAAACCGATAAATATACTAAATTTTTTCATGTAAAACGCTCCTTCCATAATGCTTAATATTATAACTAGAATCCTAACGTTTTTTTATAAAAAAAGGATCAATCCTGTGAACAAACATAGTACTATATTGTTATTGGGAAAAACTTCAACCTTTATTCATGATGGGAGCTGTATAA
Proteins encoded:
- a CDS encoding FixH family protein, with amino-acid sequence MKKFSIFIGFLTLLVLAACGNAEQKENSNSDEMPAMVEVEVKLPEHAEPNKKVKIEAFVTQGEEKVDDASEVKFEIWKKGQEENHEMVEASNDGDGIYSIEKTFKEEAVYYVVAHTTAREMHVMPRVEFTVGHPEDTEHDHEEEGHDHKEHEKTDHHNEDSHGHDNTLTMNLLTDAKVSANKETTLTTELTRDGAEFEGANVRFEVWHEDSENHVFIDAKEVSEGVYEAKATLKETGLHYVQIHVEKDELHEHQKEEVEVE